From Thermodesulfatator atlanticus DSM 21156, the proteins below share one genomic window:
- the cas2 gene encoding CRISPR-associated endonuclease Cas2: MKETLWTISYDIADDKKRHKACEILKDFGVHVQKSVFECHLSEKELKSLIRLLTPLIDPKNDSLRFYPVCEKCRRRIKTFGKIFAKRHPYLVV; the protein is encoded by the coding sequence TTGAAAGAAACCCTATGGACTATTTCCTACGATATAGCTGACGATAAAAAACGCCATAAAGCCTGCGAAATACTTAAAGACTTTGGCGTACATGTGCAAAAAAGTGTTTTTGAATGCCATCTTTCTGAAAAAGAATTAAAATCCTTGATAAGGCTTCTTACCCCACTTATCGATCCTAAGAACGATAGTTTGCGTTTTTACCCTGTTTGCGAAAAATGCCGTAGACGTATAAAAACCTTCGGAAAAATCTTTGCCAAAAGGCATCCCTATCTCGTGGTTTAA